A genome region from Chryseobacterium sp. G0186 includes the following:
- a CDS encoding DUF6759 domain-containing protein — MKKLFFTILFFAFLTPAFAQKSSKDILKSTNIKEIEEYLKNAHPDDPKKIVLKPKLIALKNSDWTKGARTAKPMEARPILADIPKNAMKDPNSSEAMEFKRLIAESSTEHKEKTEKLLNAMLNEDITRTEAILLFKNNSDCNIVLRIEGENYYNLAVPTHGENFIVVNKGLYTLNSNVCDMKYSSQKDIKRSIFVTIDHPRPPEVEQKANTLPEKPLKKSKKIKRV, encoded by the coding sequence ATGAAAAAACTTTTTTTTACGATTTTATTCTTCGCTTTCCTAACCCCTGCCTTTGCTCAGAAAAGCAGTAAAGACATTCTAAAAAGCACAAATATCAAGGAAATTGAAGAGTATCTAAAGAACGCACATCCTGACGATCCAAAAAAGATCGTGCTAAAACCTAAACTTATTGCCCTAAAAAACTCTGACTGGACGAAAGGAGCACGTACTGCCAAACCTATGGAAGCAAGGCCAATATTAGCCGATATTCCTAAAAATGCCATGAAAGATCCCAACTCGAGTGAAGCCATGGAGTTTAAACGGTTAATTGCTGAATCATCTACTGAGCATAAGGAAAAAACAGAAAAGCTTCTGAATGCAATGCTTAATGAAGATATTACCCGAACGGAGGCCATTCTTTTATTTAAAAATAATTCTGATTGCAATATCGTCCTTCGAATTGAAGGAGAGAATTATTACAATCTTGCTGTTCCTACCCATGGAGAAAATTTCATTGTGGTTAACAAGGGGCTCTATACCCTCAACAGTAATGTTTGTGACATGAAGTACTCTTCCCAAAAAGATATAAAAAGAAGTATATTTGTAACCATTGATCACCCAAGACCGCCTGAGGTTGAGCAAAAAGCCAATACTCTGCCGGAAAAACCATTAAAGAAAAG